Genomic DNA from Telopea speciosissima isolate NSW1024214 ecotype Mountain lineage chromosome 2, Tspe_v1, whole genome shotgun sequence:
aaaattgttatatatatatataacaaggtccataagaagaagaatggaaacgTTCAacaaatttaacaaaaaaacaaaggtttAAAATTCATCATTCCTCGTTAGGGATTAGGACGGGAACGATGATACATACGCTTTCTCGGGAGCGACTCCAACGATGATGGTCTCTGTGGTTGTCCTCTCTCCGGAGAAAGACAAGTCTGGGTACATCTTGCATCTGCACCAGTTCAAACCACAAGAATTTCAATTCaaacccagagagagagagagagagagagagagagagcaagttaaacatggttttaaaagggggggaagggaagggaaatcaATAGAAGGGAGAATAAAAGAGATTTCATACCCTCCGCAGCCGCTGCCGCAACCGCAGCTGGTGCCGCAACCACACTTTCCACCGCAGCAAGACATTTTCTTGTTAGGAAAAAAGATGAAGAATTGTTAATAGGAAGCAATTAAAGAGGGATTCCTGGAGACTTCTCTGATGATCTCTGCTCTGAGGATGAGGGTGATGATGGAGGTCGactccctatttataggaaactgAGGGAGGGTCTTTGAGTAGAGTTGAGATGGTATCCACCGTACACTTGTCAACATCCAACgcaaatccaaaaaacaaaaataaaaaaacaattgaTGCGTGTGGTTCTAAAAGTCCTAAAGACGACGAATTCGTAGCAAACCCAAACCCACCCAGTAATGCTCCCGTTCAGACACTGAGGAGACCTATTACTACTTTATCAGAAAGTTtagaattgaattgaattatgCCAACCTTGCAATGACATAGCATTTACTCCCACACCCTTAATATTTCCCAATATTAAAAGGGTTTTAAAATCAGGAATCGGAATCTGGATTGGTCCGACGactaattttgattttgaattttactGGATTGGATTCGGGTCGGCCAGAATCGGTTCAAAATCAGTGGGAATCCGATTAATAAAACCCCTAAAACAGTAAAACTAGTTTCCTTCCGTGAATCAAATCAACCTTAGCTAGCTGGATCGGCCGAATGTGATCCAGAAATTTAAAACAAACACCTGCAGTTTCATCATAATTAAACTCCCACCATCCCCTATTGCATTAATACTCATCCCCACTCTAAATTCAACACTCGATCAGATGATGTCTTCTTAGTTTAAGAGGTTCTCTCTTCACCGGAGGAGGTGAAATAAAACttacatccccccccccccccaaaaaaaaaaaactatgttaTGAAAATGAAAGGGAATACATTTTATTAGTATTTTGCATCTTGTATTTCtctaattatattatattatctTATCTTATCTTATTGTTCTCATACttgtgaaaaaataaaaaagag
This window encodes:
- the LOC122651769 gene encoding metallothionein-like protein type 2, coding for MSCCGGKCGCGTSCGCGSGCGGCKMYPDLSFSGERTTTETIIVGVAPEKAYFEMSEMGVGAENGGCKCGANCTCDPCTCK